A genome region from Fusarium musae strain F31 chromosome 5, whole genome shotgun sequence includes the following:
- a CDS encoding hypothetical protein (EggNog:ENOG41), which produces MECLKLSPESVAMSEAELRAFIAKGNSFDSDSEEDLKIRVYARYLLFDMSNSDKVLEEAITWAKREIAASPPSKQALKNGSIFSRHFWSSRETKFHDVDLQMTLLKNQAARSMKRFEQSHLMEDLNLAIAIVEYLLPMISLSKSLRLQNNLGLMLHKRYQRAEPIEDLSRPIDSMKAPDDSLREQT; this is translated from the exons ATGGAATGCCTCAAACTGAGCCCTGAATCCGTTGCCATGAGTGAGGCTGAGTTGCGTGCTTTTATAGCAAAGGGAAACTCATttgacagtgacagtgagGAGGACTTGAAAATTCGCGTCTATGCACGCTATCTTTTGTTCGATATGTCAAACTCTGACAAAGTTTTGGAAGAAGCAATCACTTGGGCTAAAAGAGAGATCGCCGCTTCGCCTCCAAGTAAACAGGCTCTCAAAAATGGTTCGATATTCTCACGACACTTTTG GTCCAGTCGTGAGACCAAGTTccatgatgttgatcttcAAATGACACTTCTCAAGAATCAAGCAGCCAGATCGATGAAGAGATTTGAACAGAGCCACCTCATGGAAGATCTAAATCTGGCCATCGCTATTGTGGAATACTTGTTACCGATGATAAGCCTCAGCAAGTCATTAAGATTGCAGAACAACCTCGGTCTTATGCTTCACAAGCGATATCAGAGAGCTGAGCCGATAGAGGATCTGAGCCGACCTATTGACTCGATGAAAGCCCCAGACGATAGCCTTAGGGAGCAAACCTAA
- a CDS encoding hypothetical protein (EggNog:ENOG41), translated as MLKLCRVSKAFSRLTMDAILESSMLDDVGYWDPMRKQTIFYHTVDFAPFSYPPLLENASDDDDTNSEPETPDLDRPLSPSPPEGDREQLQHDVLSEKELFTSSSSLVLSDDFWVMFLTARTLGRIRSKPPTQDHILMLRVAEHIYRYTQQLFPQIELEDTVRIVCEVAVKHGYIYSHPDFYTKNESPAFDATELQIDESCAVFRDALAAMAVYLSDHTLLENTLSNEDPILCPFHDKALSTADGLPKVLASFQTPIPQAGRIVDNQLGFMPPKCGTSLMRLANPVKLAVQLGEIECVTLLLKSVSDRDRELDIYRMDIITEVALPDQIEFLRLAIESGRPLARYRLIAPSIADMIWMNGRTGPSSRSPAGIQLSKILETTTNLEVFNLAYDAILEGYNEDEGIWWTQGLSSGADTLATWGLRRIQRAVLDDCLPIVRRLVELDYSVGPTRSIEDLKDEEPDVVADIINGERIVDVALPIAVKRENLEIVKFLFAAGAHKKRKNVRKAMRIAMEQGNHEMLEVLTSQGSPAGLLNRKTKRRWKKDLEKEGKQDIAKWLEIM; from the coding sequence ATGCTGAAATTATGCCGCGTCAGCAAAGCCTTCAGCCGTCTGACAATGGATGCCATCCTCGAGTCCAGCATGTTGGACGATGTTGGATACTGGGATCCTATGCGGAAACAAACCATATTCTACCACACGGTCGACTTTGCTCCCTTTTCATATCCACCTCTTCTAGAGAATGCatctgacgatgatgataccaACTCTGAGCCCGAGACGCCAGATCTGGACAGACCGTTGTCTCCATCGCCTCCAGAGGGTGATCGAGAACAACTCCAACACGATGTTCTCTCTGAAAAAGAGCTGTTCACTTCCAGCTCATCTTTAGTCCTTAGCGACGATTTCTGGGTCATGTTCCTGACAGCCAGGACATTGGGCAGAATCAGATCGAAACCGCCAACTCAAGACCATATTCTAATGTTGAGAGTCGCAGAACATATCTACCGATACACACAACAACTATTTCCACAAATAGAGTTGGAAGATACGGTACGCATAGTTTGCGAAGTAGCGGTCAAGCACGGATACATCTACTCTCATCCCGATTTCTACACCAAGAACGAATCCCCGGCATTCGATGCGACAGAGCTTCAAATAGATGAATCTTGTGCAGTTTTTCGCGACGCTCTAGCAGCAATGGCAGTATATCTAAGCGACCATACCCTTCTCGAAAATACACTTTCCAATGAGGATCCGATCCTTTGTCCCTTCCACGATAAGGCACTTTCAACGGCAGATGGCCTACCCAAAGTATTAGCATCGTTCCAGACACCCATTCCTCAGGCTGGCCGCATAGTAGACAATCAGCTTGGCTTCATGCCGCCGAAATGTGGGACGTCTCTTATGAGACTTGCGAACCCAGTTAAGCTTGCTGTCCAGTTGGGCGAGATAGAATGCGTCACCCTCTTGTTGAAGAGTGTTTCCGACAGAGACCGCGAACTTGACATTTATAGGATGGACATCATCACTGAAGTCGCTCTTCCCGATCAGATCGAGTTTCTTCGCCTCGCTATTGAGTCAGGTCGGCCTCTTGCGAGATACCGGTTGATAGCACCATCAATTGCGGATATGATATGGATGAACGGACGAACTGGcccttcttcaagatcgCCAGCTGGTATCCAGTTGAGCAAAATTTTAGAGACAACAACTAATCTCGAAGTTTTCAACTTGGCTTACGATGCTATATTGGAAGGCTataatgaagatgaaggcatTTGGTGGACACAGGGTCTCTCCTCCGGGGCAGACACTCTGGCCACTTGGGGCCTGAGAAGAATTCAACGCGCGGTGTTGGATGATTGTTTACCCATCGTGCGAAGGCTTGTAGAACTGGACTATTCAGTGGGCCCAACGAGAAGCATTGAGGATTTAAAGGATGAAGAGCCCGATGTTGTTGCCGACATAATTAATGGCGAAAGAATAGTGGATGTAGCCCTGCCTATCGCAGTCAAAAGAGAGAATCTGGAAATTGTGAAATTTTTATTTGCGGCTGGAGCGcacaagaagcgcaagaatgTTCGGAAAGCGATGAGAATTGCTATGGAACAGGGTAACCATGAGATGCTGGAGGTTTTGACAAGTCAAGGATCTCCGGCGGGATTGTTGAACCGAAAGACAAAGCGACGCTGGAAGAAAGACTTGGAAAAGGAAGGAAAGCAAGATATTGCGAAATGGCTAGAAATAATGTGA
- a CDS encoding hypothetical protein (EggNog:ENOG41), producing the protein MATAAEAKDPEAFLKDPRFSQTFQLPADPSDDHGSLQVKYSDYGYHNATDENVLLFFAPLCASRIFHCAKDEIAKKYRVRIVVMDRPGFGGTDPVKVEKRPAMCRKMTLALLKNLGIKHVSLACHSGGTVYAFDMLMHHPEILHPERPYLAVGAPWILPSHTHLMSMSVTQSLPASVLAQADKLIGFVNGTLGPVVATSAGMSQMFGLSKKKNVEGGAEETKADALFEESLEPFLFKLVHGESIRGFGDESVFLMQKTEGVPGWGDWLDYDDMVPKLVQALKGAGKKLTVDVYYAEEDSMIGAPGTDGPKWLDSCFKGEEVEQVITYSTKTIEAADHDTIWSIRRGVPVDVFKKLAGSSAN; encoded by the exons ATGGCAACTGCAGCAGAAGCCAAAGATCCTGAGGCTTTTCTCAAAGACCCTCGCTTCTCCCAAACCTTCCAGCTCCCAGCGGATCCATCGGATGATCATGGCAGCCTCCAGGTGAAATACTCCGATTACGGCTATCACAACGCCACTGATGAGAATGTGCTACTCTTCTTTGCGCCGTTATGTGCATCAAGGATTTTTCACTGTGCGAAGGATGAGATAGCTAAGAAGTACCGTGTTCGCATCGTTGTTATGGACCGGCCAGGCTTTGGTGGGACGGATCCCGTCAAGGTGGAAAAGAGACCTGCCATGTGTAGAA AAATGACTCTGGCTCTGCTCAAGAATCTTGGAATCAAGCATGTATCTCTCGCTTGTCACAGTGGAGGAACCGTCTATGCTTTTGACATGCTCATGCATCACCCAGAGATTCTCCACCCAGAAAGACCCTACCTCGCCGTTGGAGCACCCTGGATTCTTCCATCGCACACACATCTTATGTCAATGTCTGTAACCCAATCTCTGCCCGCCAGCGTGCTAGCGCAAGCAGACAAGTTGATCGGCTTCGTCAACGGCACCCTCGGTCCAGTCGTCGCGACGTCCGCTGGCATGAGTCAAATGTTTGGTCTAtccaaaaagaagaatgtcgAAGGTGGCGCcgaggagaccaaggccgATGCTCTCTTCGAAGAATCCTTGGAACCATTCTTGTTTAAATTGGTACACGGAGAAAGTATTCGTGGTTTTGGTGACGAGTCGGTTTTCTTGATGCAAAAGACAGAGGGAGTACCAGGATGGGGCGATTGGCTTGACTATGATGATATGGTGCCTAAGTTGGTACAAGCGCTGAAGGGAGCGGGCAAGAAACTGACCGTGGATGTCTACTACGCTGAAGAGGATTCTATGATTGGAGCGCCGGGAACGGATGGTCCGAAATGGTTGGACAGTTGTTTCAAGggagaagaggttgagcAGGTAATCACCTACAGCACGAAGACCATCGAGGCAGCGGACCATGACACGATTTGGAGCATACGCCGGGGTGTTCCTGTCGATGTCTTCAAGAAATTGGCTGGATCATCTGCAAATTGA
- a CDS encoding hypothetical protein (EggNog:ENOG41), which produces MSLDFQLTAPNGRTYKQPTGLFINNEFVRSSNGNKITSINPTNEQEITSVYAASAEDVDKAVRAARRALRNPAWRDLPATERGKLMNRLAELVEENRDILATIETWDNGKPYTVSFNEDMTEVAETLRYYAGFADKVFGQVIETTGDKFGYTIREPIGVCGQIIPWNYPLAMAAWKLGPALACGNAVVLKPAEQTPLSILYFANLVVKAGFPPGVVNIVNGLGTVAGAALASHMDVDKIAFTGSTPTAKTIMKMASSNLKNITLETGGKSPLIVFDDADIDLAVYWAHAGIMSNQGQICTATSRILVQEGIYDKFLAAFRAQVKNISKVGDPFDEKTFQGPQVTKAQYDRILSFVEVGKKEGAKLELGGQPFKKVGDGKGYFIEPTVFTGVSPKMRVFQEEVFGPFVVISKFSSEEEAINLANDTQYGLGSALFTTNLTRAHQVAKRIEAGMVWINSSNDSDWRIPFGGVKQSGIGRELGEAGLAAYSNIKAVHVNIAAKL; this is translated from the exons ATGAGTCTAGACTTTCAACTTACTGCCCCCAATGGGCGCACTTACAAGCAGCCTACTGGTCTGTTTATCAACAACGAATTTGTTCGATCCTCAAACGGCAACAAAATCACTTCAATAAACCCAAC AAATGAGCAGGAAATCACCTCCGTCTACGCCGCATCAGCCGAAGATGTCGACAAAGCCGTCCGCGCCGCTCGACGCGCCCTTCGTAATCCCGCGTGGCGAGATCTCCCTGCTACAGAGCGCGGCAAGCTCATGAACCGTCTTGCAGAGCTCGTTGAGGAGAACCGAGATATTCTCGCTACGATTGAAACATGGGATAACGGAAAGCCTTACACTGTCTCGTTCAATGAGGACATGACTGAGGTGGCTGAAACGTTAAGATACTATGCTGGCTTTGCGGATAAGGTGTTTGGCCAGGTCATTGAGACTACTGGTGATAAGTTTGGATATACCATCCGTGAACCTATTGGTGTCTGCGGACAGATTATTCC ATGGAACTATCCCCTTGCTATGGCAGCTTGGAAGCTCGGCCCTGCTCTCGCCTGCGGTAATGCAGTAGTCCTCAAGCCCGCCGAGCAAACCCCCCTCTCAATCCTCTACTTCGCCAACCTCGTCGTCAAGGCCGGCTTTCCCCCGGGTGtcgtcaacatcgtcaacggtCTTGGAACGGTAGCCGGTGCAGCCCTCGCTTCTCACATGGACGTTGATAAGATTGCTTTTACTGGCTCTACCCCAACAGCCAAGACAATCATGAAGATGGCCAGCAGCAACCTAAAGAACATTACTTTGGAGACTGGCGGCAAGAGTCCTCTTATTGTcttcgatgatgctgatatcgATCTGGCTGTTTACTGGGCCCATGCTGGTATCATGTCGAACCAGGGTCAAATTTGCACTGCCACAAGTCGTATTCTCGTTCAAGAGGGCATCTACGATAAGTTCCTCGCTGCCTTCAGAGCACAAGTCAAGAACATCTCCAAGGTCGGCGACCcctttgatgagaagacttTCCAAGGCCCTCAAGTCACAAAAGCCCAATACGACCGTATTCTCTCTTTCGTCGAAGTCGGCAAGAAAGAAGGTGCCAAACTTGAGCTCGGCGGCCAGCCATTCAAGAAGGTCGGCGACGGAAAGGGCTACTTTATCGAACCTACAGTCTTTACTGGCGTGTCCCCCAAGATGCGAGTTTTCCAGGAAGAGGTTTTCGGACCGTTTGTGGTGATTAGCAAGTTCAgctctgaagaagaagctatcAACTTGGCCAACGATACACAATATGGTCTCGGTAGTGCTTTGTTTACTACAAACTTGACGAGGGCGCACCAAGTGGCAAAGAGGATTGAAGCTGGTATGGTTTGGATCAACTCAAGTAATGATAGCGACTGGAGGATTCCATTTGGAGGAGTCAAGCAGAGTGGTATCGGCAGGGAGTTGGGAGAGGCTGGTCTTGCGGCTTATTCGAACATCAAGGCTGTACATGTTAACATTGCGGCGAAGTTGTAA
- a CDS encoding hypothetical protein (EggNog:ENOG41), whose product MTNDVETNSALKRSDTTNEAIRDAEDLANFGHDQSLTRKFSMWSMFALAFSVLGTWSTFAQGIDSGLTSGGPIAILWGLVLVFVCNICVAVSLGEMCSSMPTALGQAYWISRLWPTKSGRFFSYLCAWINMTGWITLSASQIAFMGEFMLKMKVLFQPDWAGADKGWALFLVYVGVTLFMTLFNVVACRKDIVLPWFNNFVGVSFASLFFIISLALLISVGTKDNLHYQPASFVFGQWINQTGWPDGVTWFLGLIQAAYGLTAFDAAIHLVEEIPSPRKNIPRVIWLSVTIGAITGFIFMVVCLFCIVDMSIVTDPTTGLAFMDLLKQTVGLQGGTVLLTLFIVNGIGQGIGIVTTASRLTWGFARDGGLPWSGYFAKVDDFWRVPVRALWLQGGVMALIGVLYTFASTVLEAILSVSTIALTVSYGMPILTLLLVGRDKLPPGEFSLGRFGSVINWVSVVYCAVTTVFFFFPGAPNPSVSDMNYAIAVFGIMLVITLVFWVVKGRITYLETEEAQGNIIYAQRAERANYVDIDVRTKTDTEARRASQTGGPSAS is encoded by the coding sequence ATGACCAACGACGTCGAGACAAACTCTGCGCTCAAGCGCTCAGATACCACCAACGAAGCCATCCGCGATGCTGAAGATCTCGCAAACTTTGGCCATGACCAGAGTCTCACGCGAAAATTCAGCATGTGGAGCATGTTTGCCCTGGCCTTCTCTGTCCTCGGTACCTGGTCCACGTTCGCGCAGGGCATCGACAGCGGCTTGACCAGCGGAGGccccatcgccatcctctGGGGTCTGGTGCTCGTGTTTGTCTGCAATATCTGCGTTGCTGTGTCGCTGGGTGAGATGTGTAGTAGTATGCCCACAGCGCTCGGTCAGGCGTACTGGATCTCGCGACTGTGGCCGACAAAGTCCGGGCGGTTCTTCTCGTATCTTTGTGCGTGGATCAACATGACTGGCTGGATCACCTTGTCGGCGTCGCAGATTGCTTTCATGGGCGAGTTTAtgctcaagatgaaggttCTCTTCCAGCCGGACTGGGCGGGTGCTGATAAGGGATGGGCTCTATTCCTCGTCTACGTCGGCGTTACTCTATTTATGACTCTATTCAACGTCGTGGCTTGTCGAAAGGACATCGTTCTCCCCTGGTTCAACAACTTCGTTGGTGTTTCCTTCGCCAgtcttttcttcatcatcagcttggccttgctCATCTCCGTTGGAACCAAGGACAACCTCCATTATCAGCCTGCCAGCTTCGTCTTTGGTCAGTGGATCAACCAGACTGGCTGGCCCGATGGTGTTACCTGGTTCCTGGGTCTTATCCAAGCCGCCTACGGTCTTACGGCCTTCGATGCTGCTATCCACTTGGTTGAAGAAATTCCCTCACCACGAAAGAACATTCCCCGCGTTATCTGGCTCTCGGTCACTATCGGCGCCATCACTGGTTTCATCTTCATGGTCGTCTGTCTCTTCTGCATCGTCGATATGAGCATCGTCACTGATCCCACGACCGGTCTTGCTTTTATGGATCTTCTCAAACAGACTGTCGGTCTTCAGGGCGGAACTGTCCTTCTGACACTGTTCATCGTGAACGGTATCGGACAGGGTATTGGAATCGTTACGACCGCTTCGCGTTTGACTTGGGGTTTTGCTCGAGACGGCGGTCTTCCTTGGAGCGGTTACTTTGCCAAGGTCGACGATTTCTGGAGGGTTCCTGTTCGTGCACTTTGGCTTCAGGGCGGTGTCATGGCTCTCATTGGAGTTCTCTACACTTTCGCTTCAACAGTCTTGGAGGCTATTCTAAGCGTCAGCACAATCGCGCTCACAGTATCCTACGGCATGCCCATTCTgactctcctcctcgtcggccGAGACAAGCTCCCACCAGGCGAGTTCTCTCTTGGACGATTTGGTTCAGTCATCAACTGGGTCAGCGTCGTCTACTGTGCCGTCACCAccgttttcttcttcttcccggGCGCACCGAACCCATCGGTCTCAGACATGAACTACGCCATTGCGGTTTTCGGCATCATGCTTGTCATCACGCTGGTGTTCTGGGTCGTCAAGGGACGTATCACTTATCTGGAGACCGAGGAGGCGCAGGGAAACATCATCTATGCGCAGCGCGCGGAGCGGGCTAACTATGTTGATATCGATGTCCGAACCAAGACGGATACGGAAGCTCGTCGAGCTTCTCAGACCGGAGGGCCTAGTGCTTCCTAA